The following proteins are co-located in the Hevea brasiliensis isolate MT/VB/25A 57/8 chromosome 11, ASM3005281v1, whole genome shotgun sequence genome:
- the LOC110653680 gene encoding E3 ubiquitin ligase PQT3-like yields MPIYFKFFSPKEYDSISVDGSVISVDALKRKIFEYRYKSNMKSHSNGLRFGTDLDLVVINAQTNDCYVDDMLIPNNTRVLIRRIPGTRSGKPVDTATIVVIEKQQPLSSSYRTGSSNTETVVTAPSRSTPVNTGVSSVSASTITSLSSKKCSGDASFGYDDGFGDDVFVIPRMKPAQSSMTSVDVESDEDSKIKALVNTPALDWQLEGSIGVGSRTQGVNGRGCGRMDGHSFGGLRKKTPPEGYICHRCKVPGHFIQYCPTNGDPNYNFKRVRPPTGIPKSMLVPNADGFYVLSSGETAVLQPNDDAFRKEIFGCFPSKRSWSVSDLPPELLCPLCKQIMKDAALTSKCCFKSFCDKCIRDHLIISKLKCVCGAANVLADSLIPNMTLRDTINCFVKSSCGNSSSGENAKSNCFRVMDVESAHCSQPQISTTKLPAGSFQESKKTTLYNIEDEANKRKLLDDPYQIAKKARTTRAADVSEATIGSTRMKDTASQGSVLVVEEDVQQEVVSSGGGKNRNVAEDEVQQKLVFSKGGKKKRGIKNSQDDSHSFLMPVGSYAYNPYWAGVQVGMERYVAPYYAARAMNYGLSLFGTTFNGKMNQASFSMQQMCGRQ; encoded by the coding sequence atgccgatatattttaaatttttcagtCCCAAAGAGTATGATTCCATCTCTGTGGATGGCTCTGTTATTTCTGTTGATGCTTTGAAAAGGAAAATTTTTGAATATAGGTATAAATCTAATATGAAGTCTCATTCTAATGGTCTACGTTTTGGTACTGATTTGGACCTTGTGGTCATTAATGCCCAGACCAATGAttgttatgttgatgatatgttgATTCCTAACAATACTCGTGTCTTGATTCGCCGTATTCCTGGAACGAGGAGTGGCAAGCCCGTAGACACTGCAACTATTGTTGTTATTGAAAAGCAACAGCCACTTAGTTCCTCTTATCGCACTGGTTCATCCAATACTGAAACTGTTGTTACTGCTCCATCCAGAAGCACCCCCGTAAATACTGGTGTTAGTTCTGTGTCTGCAAGTACTATTACGAGTTTGTCCTCAAAAAAATGCAGTGGAGACGCAAGTTTTGGATATGATGATGGGTTTGGGGACGATGTGTTTGTGATTCCTAGAATGAAGCCAGCTCAGTCTAGCATGACAAGTGTAGATGTGGAATCTGATGAGGACAGCAAGATTAAGGCTTTAGTCAATACTCCAGCCTTGGACTGGCAGCTTGAAGGTTCTATTGGTGTGGGTTCTAGGACCCAAGGCGTGAATGGTAGGGGTTGCGGAAGAATGGATGGCCATAGTTTTGGTGGATTGCGGAAGAAAACACCTCCAGAAGGTTATATATGTCACAGGTGTAAGGTGCCGGGACATTTTATTCAGTATTGCCCAACAAATGGAGAtccaaattataatttcaaaagaGTAAGGCCTCCTACTGGTATTCCCAAGTCGATGCTGGTGCCAAACGCAGATGGCTTTTATGTTTTGTCAAGTGGTGAAACTGCTGTTTTGCAGCCTAATGATGATGCTTTTAGGAAGGAAATTTTTGGCTGCTTCCCTTCAAAGAGATCCTGGTCTGTTAGTGATCTTCCACCAGAACTCCTCTGCCCCCTGTgcaagcaaataatgaaagatgcTGCATTGACTAGCAAATGCTGTTTCAAGAGCTTTTGTGATAAATGTATTAGAGACCATCTAATCATCTCTAAGTTGAAATGTGTATGTGGAGCAGCAAACGTCCTTGCTGATTCTCTGATTCCAAACATGACACTTAGAGATACAATTAATTGCTTTGTGAAGTCTAGTTGTGGTAATAGCAGTAGCGGTGAAAATGCCAAAAGCAACTGTTTTCGAGTTATGGATGTGGAATCGGCTCACTGTTCGCAACCTCAGATTTCTACAACAAAACTACCTGCAGGATCATTTCAGGAATCGAAGAAGACAACACTTTATAATATAGAAGACGAGGCAAATAAAAGGAAGCTTCTTGATGATCCATACCAGATTGCTAAAAAAGCTAGAACTACAAGAGCAGCTGATGTATCTGAAGCCACTATTGGGTCAACGAGAATGAAGGATACAGCATCACAAGGAAGTGTTCTGGTGGTTGAGGAAGATGTGCAGCAAGAGGTGGTTTCTAGCGGTGGAGGAAAGAATAGGAATGTGGCTGAGGATGAAGTTCAGCAAAAATTGGTTTTCAGCAAgggaggaaagaaaaagagaggaatAAAAAATTCTCAAGATGACTCTCACAGCTTTTTGATGCCTGTTGGCTCTTATGCATATAATCCATATTGGGCTGGTGTGCAGGTGGGGATGGAACGATACGTAGCACCTTATTATGCTGCTCGTGCAATGAATTATGGGCTGAGCCTCTTTGGGACTACATTCAATGGCAAGATGAATCAAGCCTCTTTCAGTATGCAGCAAATGTGTGGCAGGCAATGA